Proteins encoded in a region of the Bicyclus anynana chromosome 9, ilBicAnyn1.1, whole genome shotgun sequence genome:
- the LOC112058486 gene encoding acylphosphatase-2, with protein MGAEDPDTLMAVEFEVFGQVQGCFFTKYCKDLAESLGITGWVKNTKRGTIYGKIQGCKANVDIMLNWLSTEGSPGCKIEKCDLTNWQYLSRLDYHNFSIRF; from the exons atgggCGCCGAAGACCCGGACACTCTGATGGCAGTAGAATTCGAAGTTTTTGGCCAAGTTcaag GGTGTTTCTTCACAAAGTACTGCAAAGATTTGGCTGAAAGTCTCGGCATCACCGGGTGGGTAAAGAATACCAAACGAGGCACAATCTATGGCAAGATACAGGGCTGCAAAGCGAATGTtgatattat gCTTAACTGGTTGAGCACTGAGGGGTCACCTGGCTGCAAGATTGAGAAGTGTGATCTAACAAACTGGCAGTATTTGTCAAGGCTCGATTATCATAACTTTAGCATAAGATTTTGA
- the LOC112058512 gene encoding golgin subfamily A member 6-like protein 7: MDKQFTVELLIATWNEYFPTYPLTTEDLKKPQSMMGALFQVFDLLNIDPEAIVSPPPEEERNESLNLYWDLIPVINATRAVNHLIMLTQNSITITMLLQPTLNTSQSLLLILYNVIIFREERVSHIAPFEQELFSQADKVTALKDKKNSVIEMINKQFAGKAERAGRLKKIDREMKQHEEELTQEKEALDKEKQELEEIQMECRQLDATVEQKKGQRDALVAEVNKKRVLRVYDADDIKAQVEQAAKNVTDAEEKLNTLRTTLMQKENSLKNLQSIKPNLDIANNLLYDIMKQSDSLRDYETGDADSKEDELGELTAELSELEAQFAELTSARAEADSKRREASLRRQQERAKAQSNLREMEETDKKGAEKCKKAAQNVIELQKLTAQYEEEKTAKINMLMDMKENYTNQIKTINEAVLKVTRQAQEKIEAKIPKRRG, encoded by the exons ATGGATAAAC AATTCACAGTTGAATTACTCATAGCGACGTGGAATGAATACTTTCCGACATACCCGCTGACTACAGAAGACCTGAAGAAGCCTCAGTCTATGATGGGAGCCCTTTTCCAAGTGTTTGACCTTTTGAACATTGATCCAGAGGCTATTGTTTCA CCACCACCAGAAGAAGAGCGAAACGAGAGCCTCAACTTATACTGGGACCTAATACCAGTTATAAACGCGACCAGAGCTGTCAACCACCTCATCATGCTCACACAAAACTCAATCACAATCACAATGTTGCTTCAACCGACCCTGAACACAAGCCAGTCATTGCTGCTGATCTTGTACAATGTTATTATATTTCGTGAAGAGAGGGTGTCACATATAGCACCTTTTGAGCAAGAACTGTTCTCTCAGGCAGATAAG gtTACAGCATTGAAAGACAAAAAGAATTCTGTGATAGAAATGATCAACAAACAATTTGCGGGTAAAGCAGAAAGGGCTGGGAGACTCAAGAAG ATAGATCGGGAAATGAAACAACATGAAGAGGAACTTACTCAAGAGAAAGAAGCCCTCGACAAAGAGAAACAGGAACTGGAAGAGATACAAATGGAGTGCAGACAACTGGACGCGACGGTAGAGCAGAAGAAGGGACAACGGGACGCGCTCGTGGCTGAAGTGAACAAGAAGCGCGTCCTGAGGGTGTATGACGCTGACGATATTAAGGCTCAG GTGGAGCAAGCCGCCAAGAACGTGACAGACGCCGAGGAGAAGCTGAACACGCTGCGGACCACGCTGATGCAGAAGGAGAACAGCCTGAAGAACCTGCAGTCCATCAAACCCAACCTGGACATTGCCAACAACTTGTTGTACGATATCATGAAGCAATCGGATAGTTTGAG GGACTATGAGACCGGAGACGCGGACAGCAAAGAGGACGAGCTGGGCGAGCTCACCGCTGAGCTGAGTGAGCTGGAGGCTCAGTTCGCGGAGCTGACCAGCGCGCGCGCGGAGGCTGACAGCAAGCGGCGGGAGGCCAGCTTGAGGCGCCAGCAGGAGCGGGCGAAGGCTCAGAG TAATCTACGAGAAATGGAAGAAACTGACAAGAAAGGTGCCGAGAAATGCAAAAAAGCTGCACAGAATGTGATAGAACTCCAAAAGTTGACAGCACAGTATGAAGAGGAAAAAACGGCTAAGATTAACATGCTAATGGAtatgaaagaaaattatactaatCAA ATAAAAACTATCAATGAAGCAGTTTTGAAGGTGACTAGACAGGCCCAGGAGAAAATCGAAGCTAAAATACCGAAGCGGCGAGGATGA